The nucleotide window CGATCGGTCAGGTCGAGCACGGCCGCGACCAGCTCCCCGAAGTCCTCCCCGCCGTAGGTCTCGATCCAGCGGCGGTAGAGCCGGTTCGGCGAGCCGCGCTCGAGCAGGGAGCCTCCGACTTCGGCGTAGATCCAGTAGCAGGGCAGGATCGCACCGAGGACCTCGGGGTAGTCGCCGAGCGAGGCGACGCGCAGCAGGTAGCTCGTGTAGGCGAGGTTCGTGGGGGAGAGGGGTGTCTCGTCGAGCTCTTTTTCGGAGACGCCGAGATCCCGGAAGAACCCTTCGTGCAGGCTCCGCTCGACGGTTATCGCGCCGGTCGCGTGCTCGCCGAACATCACCAGGGCGTCCTCGTCGGGGGAGCGCACCCCGGCGAGGGCGAGGGCGCGGGCGTAGTCGCGCAGGTAGAGGGCGTCCTGTATCACGTAGTGGCGGAAGCGCTCCTCGGTGAGGGTCCCGTCGGTGAGCCCTCCGATGAACGGGTGGGCGAGGATGGCGGCGTAGATGTCCTCGATCGAACGCCAGAGCTCCGCGGTGAAGCCCCGTTCCTTCGCCGCCATACTAGCCCCTCTTGATGCCGAAGAGCCGGTTGCG belongs to Rubrobacter naiadicus and includes:
- the tenA gene encoding thiaminase II, with the translated sequence MAAKERGFTAELWRSIEDIYAAILAHPFIGGLTDGTLTEERFRHYVIQDALYLRDYARALALAGVRSPDEDALVMFGEHATGAITVERSLHEGFFRDLGVSEKELDETPLSPTNLAYTSYLLRVASLGDYPEVLGAILPCYWIYAEVGGSLLERGSPNRLYRRWIETYGGEDFGELVAAVLDLTDRVCEGLSPEQLAAVREAFVTTSRYEWMFWDAAWRLEGWPV